The following coding sequences lie in one Arachis ipaensis cultivar K30076 chromosome B05, Araip1.1, whole genome shotgun sequence genomic window:
- the LOC107641214 gene encoding uncharacterized protein LOC107641214 — MIDAAKENAHLAQKLHDVLLESGVIAPPNLFSEIYNGLGSPTEEKDEHKPESGQETTLPHHRVHPKGSSSSQPEHSKPVEGLGINHLLDPKLAAVQHTPSQVTYGKNIPVAAAAAAAAAVVATSMVGAVAKSNTDSNIELPVAAAATATAAAVVATTAAVSKQYEQGSRSDGHMDGTGYEPKGRILC, encoded by the coding sequence ATGATTGATGCTGCCAAGGAAAATGCTCACTTAGCTCAAAAACTACATGATGTTCTACTTGAAAGTGGTGTCATTGCTCCTCCAaatttattttctgaaatttatAACGGGTTAGGCTCCCCAACTGAAGAAAAAGATGAACACAAACCAGAAAGTGGACAAGAGACTACTTTGCCTCACCACAGAGTTCATCCGAAAGGAAGTTCAAGCAGCCAGCCAGAGCACTCTAAGCCTGTTGAAGGTTTAGGAATAAACCACCTTCTTGATCCGAAGTTAGCAGCTGTACAACATACACCATCCCAGGTAACATATGGGAAAAATATTCCAGTTGCGGCGGCTGCAGCAGCAGCTGCTGCTGTTGTTGCTACCTCTATGGTAGGTGCTGTAGCAAAGTCAAACACTGACTCGAACATTGAGCTTCCCGTAGCTGCAGCGGCCACTGCAACTGCTGCAGCTGTAGTAGCAACCACTGCAGCTGTCAGCAAACAGTATGAGCAAGGCAGTCGAAGTGACGGACACATGGATGGCACTGGTTATGAGCCGAAGGGTAGAATATTGTGTTAG